The segment AGCCAGCTGACAAAGACGTCGGCCGAGCTCGCCTCCATCACCGTCCCCATGGCCCGAACGTTGGCAAGCAGATTGGCGTGGCTCAGCACGACGCCTTTCGGATCTCCGGTGCTGCCCGACGTGTATTGTATCAGCGCGGTCGAGCCGTCGTCCGTGACCGGCGGCAGCTGTGTGGCGGCGGGCTCGGTGCTGAGACTTGCGACGTTCTCGACGCTGTCCAGGGATTCGACCTGTCCGCGCAGCAGCGCCGCAGGACCCATTCCTTCCTGCATGGTGATAAGTATGCGGGCGCCGGCATTGCTCAAGATGCCGGCCTGGCGACGCAGATGGTCCTCGATCTGCGACAGCCGCATCGGCGGATAGATCGGCACCGGCACGGCTCCGGCGTAGAGAATGCCGAGGAATGCGGAGAAGAAATCGAGACTCGTGGGCAGCATCAAAGCTATACGGTCGCCCGGCTCGACATTGCGGCGGATCAGGCCGGCCGCAACGACGCGGGCCGATTGCGCCAGTTCTGCGTAGGTCATTGCCCCCAACGCCGTTGTGTCGTCCTGCAGAACCGTCAGGTGCAGGCGAGCAGGATGCTGCGCCACGTGCCAGTCGAGGACCTCTACGAGCGTCTTGGCCTCTGTGGCGGCCGGAACGGGAGGAAGGGCAGCGGTCGGCTGCGCCGCGCGGGCCGAGTCTGGTCGGGCGCCGGCGTGTTCGAGAGCATTGATCAGATCGCCGATCGTGTCCGCCTCGCCAACGATTTGAGTGGGCAGCCGCACCCGGAACGCCCGCTCGATCCGCAGAACCAGCTCCGTCCGACCCAGGCTGTCGATGCCGAGATCCCTTTCGATCCGGCTTGACGGAGAGATGTCGATCGCATTTGCACGTTGCGGCTGAAGCTCGTGCACGAACTCGCGTACAACTGCGATCAGGTCGCCCTCGCGTGATCTCCTGTCATCGATCGTCGTGGGAACCATCTTCGTGCCCGTTTCCAAGCCACAATGCTAACGGCTTCAGGCAATTGGACATTGACGCGATCGAGCGTACAGCCAGAGCAATCGAGCGGATTGAAGCCGTGGCGGGCGGCAAGCCATTGTGTTTAACTATGGCGTTCTGGCGGCTTAGCAACGGCGCTGGGATCTGGCGCCCAAACCGCCCTGCCAAATTCAATATCAGTTTTGCTCTGCAATAAAGACTTTCAGGTGTCTCATCGCCTAGGTCGCTTCTCTCATCAGGGTCGGCCATCACTTTGTTGTCAGCCCGGTCGCACGTGAGCATCACCCATTGCTGGCATTGCCCAAATGCCCCCTTCAGGAGGTTGATCCGCGCACCCGACTAGGATAACATGACAATCGTAGTTTAGTTTTAGCCGCGGCCGCAGCAAGGCTGGCCCTTCACGCGCGGCGCCATCAAAACCTTTGAAACTCAGCACAGAGCGCCTGCGCGGCGCCTGTGCCACATGGCGTCCGCAACGAATGATCGACAACAATCAGATTGCAGCAGAACAGGCAATTTTTCGAGCCTTCGCAAACAGCTATCTGCGAGAGCTGAATCCCGGGAACCCCGTGTTCCACCGCATTGGAGAACGGAACTTCGATTGCGTCGAGATTTCCCTGCCGTCGCGGCATGCCGTGCTGCGCATCGAAATGAAATCCCGATCGCTTTGCGGAATGCACCTGTTTGGACAGATCTGGATGCGCCAGGATGCCGGTCCGAACTGGCACGAGATAGAACCGATCCTGGCCGTGCATCTGCTTGTGCTGGGAGCCAGAGAAGCCGGATCGGCCACGCATCGACAAGC is part of the Mesorhizobium sp. L-2-11 genome and harbors:
- a CDS encoding AMP-binding protein produces the protein MVPTTIDDRRSREGDLIAVVREFVHELQPQRANAIDISPSSRIERDLGIDSLGRTELVLRIERAFRVRLPTQIVGEADTIGDLINALEHAGARPDSARAAQPTAALPPVPAATEAKTLVEVLDWHVAQHPARLHLTVLQDDTTALGAMTYAELAQSARVVAAGLIRRNVEPGDRIALMLPTSLDFFSAFLGILYAGAVPVPIYPPMRLSQIEDHLRRQAGILSNAGARILITMQEGMGPAALLRGQVESLDSVENVASLSTEPAATQLPPVTDDGSTALIQYTSGSTGDPKGVVLSHANLLANVRAMGTVMEASSADVFVSWLPLYHDMGLIGAWLGCLHFGAPLYAMSPLSFLVRPESWLWAMHRFRATLSASPNFGFEFCLNKTDEADLEGLDLSSLRMVANGAEPVSVQTLRRFIERFEHHGFKPGAMAPVYGLAENTVGLAFPPPGRSPIIDRVDRAALTGRGAAVPAGPDDPKPLEIVACGHPLPGHEVRIVDGAGYELGERQRPARIPRPISDLRLFRERSQDTRAVPRWLARQRRQGIRGERRCLHHRPGEGHHHPRRASYLPARDRRGRRGHPRRAQGRRRRVRRHRSIHGNGARHRRGGNARDRRICPRGVTKARS